In Salarias fasciatus chromosome 2, fSalaFa1.1, whole genome shotgun sequence, one genomic interval encodes:
- the LOC115401409 gene encoding caltractin-like, with protein MASSYRKAAASTSQRKKASVKIELTEEQKQEVKEAFDLFDTDGRGAIDVKELKVAMRALGFEPKKEEIKKMISDLDKENSGTIDFDDFLSIMTQKMSEKDSKEEILKAFRLFDDDCTGKISFKNLKRVAKELGENLTDEELEEMIQEADRDGDGEVNEQEFLRIMKKTNLY; from the exons ATG GCGTCAAGTTACAGGAAAGCAGCAGCTTCTACGAGCCAAAGGAAAAAGGCCAGCGTCAAAATAGAGCTGACCGAGGAGCAGAAGCAAGAAGTTAAAGAAGCTTTTGACCTGTTTGACACAGATGGAAGAGGAGCCATCGACGTGAAGGAGTTAAAG GTGGCCATGAGAGCTCTGGGGTTTGAaccaaagaaagaagaaatcaagAAGATGATTTCAGACCTGGACAAAGAAAACTCTGGAACGATTGACTTCGACGACTTCCTCAGTATCATGACTCAGAAAATG AGTGAAAAGGACTCCAAAGAAGAAATCCTGAAGGCTTTCCGGCTGTTCGATGACGACTGCACGGGAAAAATCTCCTTCAAGAACCTGAAGAGAGTCGCCAAGGAGCTGGGCGAGAACCTGACGGATGAAGAGCTGGAG GAGATGATCCAGGAGGCGGACCGAGACGGGGACGGAGAAGTCAACGAGCAGGAGTTCCTGAGGATCATGAAGAAGACCAACCTTTACTGA
- the LOC115401392 gene encoding Bardet-Biedl syndrome 12 protein homolog, protein MMLESTVLNNRQHVGLQQLSALAELSRSSLGPCKSFKFVQDDSTGESALVCSCYRILETLELSCPAAQLVCETLQAHQKVFHSGSGCLLFLMGAWSRAALRCLQDGIPVTHIVSTMSEGMDVCTDVCRSSTVSIEAVCQVSSGAAEDSGLAPQADGTALDMRARRKVKLSRHFSETNSGSVSRVTQAVEPRLPELGLVAQGLSHGCGDSMRLALQAVQMQSEAKRADVSRPGFDVTKFLTCLLPGVPEEHACVVGGCVVLLPAGGALIAQRLKGKTLQVAVVTGDLSHDFRHLGFNGPTGIQRVTNRLSSSGREDDWVERVGALLLNLGVDLILIGGSACEKMVDLCWRHQILVVEKVRAAILRTFASLTGAVAVTYATQLSRRCLGSGVKVWIWRDLSGHQRKPAAAVNICPGGGGGGLVTVVLTSSVHGKLPSLEERFWACAYRLHYALQDRALLPGAGRTEMLCIHRLLKLGAEARGGAGNWYRAAVFQLMADGLIDYFTTVMVNTGRCSAVHARTLVNQQLQNRDQQTDSAPNFPQLLLEGERQEGIRPEEPPAGEVYDNLSVKLEVWRKALDVVFLILQTDTEILTGGGQHSDSTDSLLL, encoded by the coding sequence ATGATGCTGGAAAGCACAGTTTTGAACAACAGACAGCATGttggcctgcagcagctgtcagcaCTGGCAGAGCTCTCCCGGTCCTCGCTGGGTCCCTGCAAGAGCTTCAAGTTCGTCCAGGATGACTCGACCGGGGAGTCGGCTCTTGTGTGTTCCTGTTATCGGATCCTGGAAACCCTGGAGCTCAGCTGCCCGGCGGCCCAGCTGGTCTGTGAGACTCTCCAAGCCCACCAGAAGGTCTTCCACTCCGGCTCGGGATGCCTGCTGTTTCTGATGGGAGCGTGGAGTcgcgccgctctgcgctgcCTGCAGGACGGGATTCCAGTCACACACATCGTCTCCACCATGTCTGAGGGGATGGACGTGTGCACAGacgtctgcaggagcagcacagTTTCCATAGAGGCTGTTTGTCAGGTTTcctctggagcagctgaggattCAGGACTGGCTCCACAGGCTGACGGGACCGCCCTGGACATGAGAGCACGAAGGAAAGTGAAGCTCAGCAGACATTTCAGTGAAACTAACTCTGGAAGCGTCTCCAGAGTAACACAAGCTGTCGAGCCGAGGCTTCCGGAGCTCGGCCTCGTTGCTCAGGGCTTGAGCCACGGCTGCGGCGACTCGATGAGACTCGCCCTTCAAGCCGTCCAGATGCAGTCAGAGGCTAAACGGGCAGACGTGAGCCGCCCGGGGTTTGACGTGACTAAATTCTTGACGTGTCTCCTTCCTGGCGTGCCGGAGGAGCACGCCTGTGTGGTTGGCGGCTGCGTCGTTCTTCTGCCCGCTGGGGGAGCTCTGATCGCTCAGCGTCTGAAGGGGAAAACCCTGCAGGTTGCTGTCGTCACCGGGGATTTGTCACATGACTTCCGCCACCTTGGCTTTAATGGACCGACTGGAATCCAGCGTGTGACGAATCGTCTGTCCAGTTCGGGCAGAGAGGACGACTGGGTGGAGAGAGTCGGCGCTCTGCTGCTGAACCTGGGAGTGGACCTGATTCTGATCGGTGGGTCTGCCTGTGAGAAAATGGTTGATCTGTGTTGGAGACACCAGATTCTTGTGGTGGAAAAGGTGAGGGCTGCCATCTTGAGGACGTTTGCTAGCTTAACTGGAGCTGTTGCGGTGACGTACGCCACGCAGCTCAGCAGACGCTGCCTGGGCTCCGGGGTGAAGGTCTGGATCTGGAGAGACCTGAGCGGCCACCAGAGgaagcctgcagcagctgtgaacatctgccccggcggcggcggcggcggcctggtgACGGTGGTGCTGACCAGCAGCGTGCACGGCAAGCTGCCCAGCCTGGAGGAGCGCTTCTGGGCCTGTGCTTACAGGTTACACTACGCTCTGCAGGACAGAGCCCTGCTGCCCGGGGCGGGCCGGACAGAAATGCTCTGCATTCACCGCCTGCTGAAGCTCGGGGCGGAGGctcggggcggggcggggaaCTGGTACAGAGCGGCGGTGTTCCAGCTCATGGCAGACGGCCTGATAGACTACTTTACCACTGTCATGGTTAACACAGGGAGATGTTCTGCAGTCCACGCCCGGACTTTAgtgaaccagcagctccagaaccGTGACCAGCAGACCGACTCGGCTCCAAACTTCCCCCAGCTTCTTCTGGAGGGTGAACGACAGGAAGGGATAAGACCCGAGGAGCCGCCGGCCGGGGAGGTCTACGATAATCTGAGTGTGAAGCTGGAAGTGTGGAGGAAGGCGTTAGACGTTGTTTTCCTGATCTTACAGACCGATACAGAGATCCTCACAGGTGGAGGCCAGCACTCCGACAGCACGGACAGCCTGCTGCTAtga